One Bradyrhizobium zhanjiangense DNA segment encodes these proteins:
- a CDS encoding phosphocholine cytidylyltransferase family protein, which translates to MPVNAPKNALILAAGVGSRLRPLTDLTPKSLVQVNGTPILHNALHILDRVGVEQVTIVVGYRKEAIKDSCGGRFGRLDVKYVESSVYDRTGSAYSLWLARDALASGDHFLLEGDVFFEENVLRQLLISEAPDAAAVAPFDQLMQGSAVLLSDLGFISEFRLKQTARNLIADGPPLYKTMNLLRLSASTLRTEVVPALDDMIKAGATRAYTEELLSFLVETQGLQLAAVRCDDLRWYEIDDADDLRVAERIFAKADV; encoded by the coding sequence ATGCCAGTGAATGCTCCCAAGAATGCTCTCATTCTTGCCGCTGGCGTTGGCTCTCGTCTGCGGCCGCTAACGGATCTAACCCCGAAATCCCTTGTTCAAGTTAACGGCACTCCCATCCTGCACAACGCGCTACATATCCTTGACCGTGTCGGCGTCGAACAGGTAACGATTGTTGTCGGGTATCGCAAAGAGGCGATCAAAGATAGCTGCGGTGGCCGCTTTGGCAGGCTTGACGTCAAATATGTCGAATCCTCCGTTTACGATCGTACTGGCAGCGCCTATTCGCTATGGCTGGCGCGAGACGCGCTCGCTTCCGGGGACCACTTCCTTCTTGAGGGCGACGTCTTCTTCGAGGAAAATGTATTGCGGCAGCTGCTCATCAGTGAAGCGCCCGACGCGGCTGCTGTCGCTCCCTTCGATCAGCTGATGCAGGGATCAGCGGTCCTGTTGTCCGATCTTGGCTTCATTTCAGAATTTCGTTTGAAACAAACAGCGAGAAATCTCATCGCGGATGGTCCGCCTCTTTACAAGACGATGAACCTGCTACGGCTGTCCGCGTCTACTCTGCGGACAGAGGTCGTTCCGGCCCTAGACGATATGATCAAGGCCGGAGCTACCCGGGCCTATACCGAGGAGCTACTTTCCTTTCTCGTGGAAACACAAGGCCTGCAGCTTGCCGCGGTGAGATGCGATGACCTCAGGTGGTACGAAATCGATGACGCGGACGATCTGCGTGTCGCCGAGCGCATTTTCGCAAAAGCTGACGTTTGA
- the aepX gene encoding phosphoenolpyruvate mutase yields MLRAQVCSNDDLSFLMEAHDGLSATIAQRSGFKGLWASGLSIASSLGYRDASEASWTQLVQSVERIVDSTELPVLVDGDGGFGNFNNARLLARKLYQAGAAGVSLEDSCFPKLNSLIDERHPLADIDEFSGRLRAVKDTVAEHVVLVARIEALIAGHGLNEAISRAHAYAEAGADAILIHSRKSTAYEMLSFVSEWRNRLPVVIVPTTYYRTPVSTFRDAGISTVVWANHSLRAAAAAMRRICDSIAAQEGVAGIESHIAPLSEIFELLRYDELAAAEKRYLQPR; encoded by the coding sequence ATGCTTCGTGCCCAGGTGTGCTCGAATGATGATCTGTCGTTTCTGATGGAAGCGCATGATGGCCTGTCTGCCACGATCGCCCAGCGCTCGGGATTCAAGGGGCTCTGGGCGTCTGGCCTGTCGATTGCCAGCTCGCTCGGCTATCGGGATGCCAGTGAAGCTTCATGGACCCAGCTCGTCCAGAGCGTCGAACGCATAGTGGACTCAACCGAGCTACCTGTGCTCGTTGACGGTGATGGGGGCTTCGGCAATTTCAACAATGCTCGCCTCCTCGCACGCAAACTTTATCAGGCTGGCGCGGCGGGCGTCTCGCTTGAGGACAGCTGCTTCCCGAAGCTGAACTCGCTCATTGATGAGCGGCATCCGCTCGCCGATATCGATGAATTCTCCGGTCGTCTGCGGGCCGTGAAGGACACGGTCGCTGAACACGTTGTTCTCGTGGCTAGGATCGAAGCGCTGATCGCTGGACATGGATTGAATGAAGCCATCTCGCGTGCTCATGCCTATGCCGAGGCAGGCGCCGATGCAATCTTGATCCACTCGCGAAAAAGTACCGCTTACGAAATGCTTTCGTTTGTCAGCGAGTGGCGGAACCGGCTACCCGTTGTGATTGTTCCGACGACGTACTATCGAACACCAGTGTCAACCTTTCGTGATGCGGGGATCTCCACGGTCGTCTGGGCCAATCACTCCTTGCGAGCTGCGGCAGCTGCAATGCGGCGCATCTGCGATAGTATCGCAGCTCAAGAGGGCGTTGCCGGCATTGAATCCCATATCGCCCCGCTCAGCGAGATATTCGAGCTTCTGAGGTATGACGAGCTCGCCGCGGCCGAAAAGCGATATCTGCAGCCTCGCTAG
- a CDS encoding alkaline phosphatase family protein, producing MKFVIVVLDGLRPDQLDEAVTPNLAELSKIGLRLARHTSSFPSETRVSSAALAMGGHSSAHGIIGNRFLANGRSIDGSSLSSLLTLGSERGGVLTATAIGEVLAAHGRAMLSIGSQSQGSFGLSSWGSWQAGAPAFWVHDPLKFSNSAAVRRIAPSFPMLPPDEGPARATIERVVDLFFSFLKEETLPEVSLLWFSEPDVTYHMFGLDHPTAREVLHEVDRQVGRIFAWWSEKGAREGVQLIAASDHGHAIIGEKVSVLKHLQRSGFKIGYELTPGVDAAITAQRVVNIWARDRERHLLAELYHSLSKEPWFGVAFSRKASDGSPLVASTLPLSAVMAEHERSADLSFVLADCGAANRSASPDAVYYDGTYPIGVGMHGGLSAHELSSLCILAGDAFRSGVVATPTSIVDLVPTILSSLGLPLPSTVHGRIIDEALQDREDGDQYDVEDASVSIACSARRSTVFRELYRQRLYLRGAAVTRLAQPKNDKPDADPTELRA from the coding sequence ATGAAATTTGTAATTGTCGTTCTGGATGGCCTTCGTCCTGACCAGTTAGACGAAGCAGTTACGCCCAATCTCGCCGAGCTGTCCAAAATCGGCCTTCGACTTGCCCGCCATACCTCATCTTTTCCTAGTGAGACGCGGGTTTCATCGGCCGCGCTGGCCATGGGCGGACATAGCTCGGCCCACGGAATCATCGGCAACCGTTTTTTGGCGAACGGTCGGTCGATTGACGGATCTTCGCTTTCGTCGCTCCTGACGCTCGGCAGCGAACGCGGTGGCGTCCTCACCGCCACTGCGATCGGCGAAGTCTTGGCGGCGCATGGCCGTGCGATGCTGTCGATCGGATCTCAGTCGCAGGGCTCTTTTGGACTTTCGAGCTGGGGGAGTTGGCAGGCAGGTGCGCCGGCGTTTTGGGTTCATGACCCATTAAAGTTCAGTAATAGCGCGGCCGTTCGCCGGATTGCGCCAAGCTTTCCGATGCTCCCTCCCGACGAGGGGCCCGCGCGTGCTACCATCGAGCGCGTCGTCGATTTATTCTTCTCGTTCCTCAAGGAAGAAACCCTTCCAGAGGTCAGCCTGCTCTGGTTTTCCGAGCCGGACGTTACATATCATATGTTCGGTCTTGATCATCCGACCGCGCGTGAGGTGCTCCACGAGGTCGATCGGCAAGTTGGGCGTATTTTCGCTTGGTGGAGCGAGAAAGGAGCGCGGGAAGGAGTTCAGCTTATTGCTGCATCCGATCACGGACACGCCATCATTGGAGAAAAGGTCTCCGTGTTGAAACATCTGCAGCGGTCGGGATTCAAGATAGGATACGAACTCACGCCCGGCGTAGACGCCGCAATAACGGCTCAACGGGTTGTCAACATTTGGGCCCGGGACAGAGAGAGGCATCTTCTGGCAGAGTTGTATCACAGCCTGTCGAAGGAGCCATGGTTTGGCGTTGCTTTTTCACGTAAGGCTTCCGATGGCTCCCCACTCGTCGCGAGCACCCTCCCGCTTTCCGCTGTCATGGCCGAACACGAACGAAGTGCGGACCTGTCGTTTGTTCTCGCCGATTGCGGCGCGGCTAATCGGAGCGCTTCGCCCGATGCCGTGTACTACGATGGGACCTATCCGATCGGCGTTGGTATGCACGGAGGGCTTTCGGCGCACGAGCTGTCTTCATTATGCATCCTTGCTGGCGATGCCTTTAGAAGCGGAGTTGTTGCCACCCCAACCAGCATCGTTGATCTGGTACCGACGATCCTTTCCAGCTTGGGACTGCCGCTACCATCGACGGTGCACGGCCGTATCATCGATGAAGCTTTGCAAGATCGCGAGGACGGAGATCAGTATGATGTCGAAGATGCGAGCGTCTCAATTGCCTGTTCAGCGCGCCGGTCAACTGTCTTCCGGGAGCTTTACCGACAACGTCTTTATCTGAGGGGAGCGGCCGTAACCCGGCTTGCGCAACCGAAGAATGATAAACCTGACGCGGATCCGACGGAATTGAGAGCCTGA
- a CDS encoding response regulator transcription factor, translating to MADAQEVVLSEREKQCLRWVEKGKSSWAIGVILDVSVNTVNFHIKNAMRKLETISRTQCVVKARRLGLLD from the coding sequence ATGGCGGATGCGCAAGAAGTTGTGCTGTCGGAACGGGAAAAACAGTGTTTGCGATGGGTGGAGAAGGGGAAGTCATCCTGGGCCATCGGAGTCATCCTGGACGTGAGCGTGAACACCGTCAACTTTCATATCAAGAATGCGATGCGAAAGCTGGAAACGATCAGCCGCACCCAGTGCGTTGTCAAGGCGCGGCGTCTGGGTCTTCTTGACTAA
- the phnF gene encoding phosphonate metabolism transcriptional regulator PhnF translates to MYQGKRWEFVRSNIEEAIASSRFRPGEKLPNDVELALEYGVNRHTVRYAIRALEQEGLLRVEQGRGTFVVEHPTPYLLSPQTRLTDNLISQGRLARRKILFAATIKADERLARYLDLQARDDVLRIDTLSYQDEIPIVIAHSYFPAKRTPGLLDKFSGVNSISTALRRIGIDDYSQQWVTISARLPSAQEARLLGMSTSAPVFVKESLDCSGRIPIKFGENVLCAPRISFRFDFREIRSAEQSLAGKPRSGKAQARKSKSSASLKV, encoded by the coding sequence ATGTATCAAGGAAAGCGCTGGGAGTTTGTTCGGTCGAACATCGAAGAAGCCATTGCCTCGAGCCGATTTCGGCCAGGCGAAAAACTTCCGAACGACGTAGAGCTTGCTCTCGAATATGGTGTCAACCGGCACACCGTAAGATACGCCATTCGGGCACTCGAGCAGGAAGGACTGTTACGTGTCGAGCAGGGGAGAGGCACCTTCGTTGTCGAACATCCAACACCCTATCTGCTCTCCCCTCAAACCCGGCTGACCGATAATCTCATCTCGCAAGGCCGCCTGGCGCGTCGTAAGATCCTGTTTGCTGCAACGATCAAGGCAGACGAGCGGCTCGCCCGCTACCTCGACTTGCAAGCTCGAGACGATGTGCTGCGCATCGACACGCTGAGCTATCAGGACGAGATCCCAATCGTCATTGCGCATAGCTACTTTCCGGCGAAACGCACTCCCGGACTGCTGGACAAATTCTCTGGCGTCAACTCGATCTCGACTGCTCTCAGGCGCATCGGAATTGACGACTACTCGCAACAGTGGGTGACGATAAGCGCACGTCTGCCCTCTGCGCAGGAGGCGCGCCTGCTTGGAATGTCCACTTCGGCGCCGGTCTTCGTCAAAGAGAGCCTTGACTGCTCCGGCCGTATTCCGATCAAATTTGGCGAGAATGTCCTGTGCGCGCCAAGAATCAGCTTCAGGTTCGACTTTAGAGAGATTAGGTCCGCGGAGCAGTCGCTTGCAGGAAAGCCTCGATCCGGAAAAGCGCAAGCGAGGAAATCGAAATCATCTGCCTCTTTGAAGGTCTAG
- a CDS encoding alpha,alpha-trehalose-phosphate synthase (UDP-forming) encodes MVRIHDALDTATLDSSSTSGATQQDETLGQAAFALHLDEIPLEQEREGGAGPSHAVASGDAEHRSVNQQPDMKLVVISNRIAPFDPNKPQTGGLAAGLEPVVERSGAVWIGSSETRGDGIERPLPLVPTGAGHVARLDLPATDHAGYYRGYSNSTLWPALHSLPDRMSGSEEDYGSYRRINDFIARAAFDVRDRDAFWVHDYHLLPLGGDLHNIGVERPTGFFLHTPWPTPDMIERVPNYRELMKSMLEYDLLGFQTNRDLNNFLACLRTYFGLDSKDGVVTTERGQTRLQKFPIGIDPRQFAEYLAAELSPAEQEKISSLLQNFEGAKFAIGVDRLDYTKGIDKRVEAFNQLLAAEPGSISLLQIAPSSRADVDEYRKYKEDVENAINHVNAQHGTEEWRPIHYTNEPFSQAALARLYRAAHVCVVTPLRDGMNLVAKEYVAAQDPKDPGVLVLSKFAGAAEDFNEDEALLVDPNHPEEIAAAISKAANMPLEERVRRWRSMMDKIESYTIHDWSADYLRELDKSRITVPADQFHHLGLGWTNEAQMPLYQNYAAALTAYNEIDPADAALKEAAYAHVKSAFVALAAPLKHTQDRLWDLPAPTASRDGHGGQELVARED; translated from the coding sequence ATGGTTCGAATCCATGACGCGCTCGACACCGCAACGTTGGATTCCAGCAGCACATCCGGCGCGACCCAGCAAGATGAAACCTTAGGCCAAGCGGCCTTCGCCTTGCACCTCGACGAGATACCGTTGGAGCAGGAGCGAGAAGGAGGTGCAGGTCCTTCCCATGCTGTTGCGTCGGGCGACGCGGAGCATCGCTCGGTAAACCAGCAACCCGACATGAAGCTGGTCGTCATTTCGAACCGCATTGCGCCGTTCGACCCCAATAAACCCCAGACCGGCGGGCTTGCCGCGGGTCTCGAGCCGGTGGTGGAACGTTCCGGCGCGGTTTGGATAGGATCTTCGGAGACCCGCGGCGACGGGATCGAGCGGCCCCTGCCACTGGTGCCGACTGGTGCAGGCCACGTCGCCAGGCTCGATCTGCCGGCCACGGACCATGCTGGCTACTATCGAGGTTATTCGAATTCAACGTTGTGGCCGGCATTGCACTCCTTGCCGGACCGGATGTCGGGCTCGGAAGAGGATTATGGCAGCTATCGCAGGATCAACGACTTCATCGCGCGCGCGGCTTTCGATGTACGAGATAGGGACGCATTCTGGGTGCATGATTATCATTTGCTCCCGCTCGGGGGCGATCTGCATAACATCGGCGTCGAGCGGCCGACCGGCTTCTTTCTGCACACGCCATGGCCAACGCCCGACATGATAGAGCGCGTACCCAATTATCGCGAACTGATGAAGTCGATGCTGGAATACGATCTGCTCGGCTTTCAGACTAACCGGGATCTGAACAATTTCTTGGCCTGCCTGCGAACCTATTTCGGGCTGGACAGCAAGGATGGCGTCGTGACCACGGAGCGTGGCCAGACGCGACTGCAAAAATTCCCAATCGGTATCGATCCCAGGCAATTCGCAGAGTATCTTGCGGCAGAGCTCTCGCCCGCAGAGCAAGAAAAAATCTCGTCATTATTGCAAAACTTCGAGGGCGCCAAGTTTGCGATCGGCGTCGACCGGCTCGACTACACGAAAGGCATCGACAAACGCGTCGAAGCGTTTAACCAGCTCCTGGCGGCCGAGCCGGGCAGCATCTCGCTGTTGCAGATCGCGCCGTCCTCACGCGCCGACGTCGACGAGTATCGAAAGTACAAGGAGGACGTGGAGAATGCGATCAACCATGTCAATGCCCAGCATGGCACAGAGGAGTGGAGGCCGATCCACTACACGAATGAGCCGTTCAGCCAGGCTGCACTCGCGCGTCTTTACCGCGCGGCACATGTATGTGTCGTCACGCCGCTGCGCGATGGCATGAATCTCGTAGCGAAAGAATATGTTGCTGCCCAAGATCCGAAGGATCCCGGCGTTCTGGTATTATCGAAGTTTGCTGGGGCGGCTGAAGACTTCAACGAGGACGAGGCGCTGCTGGTGGATCCAAACCATCCCGAAGAAATCGCAGCCGCTATTTCGAAAGCGGCCAATATGCCGCTTGAGGAGCGTGTCAGGCGCTGGCGGTCGATGATGGATAAGATTGAATCCTATACCATCCACGACTGGTCGGCGGACTACCTCCGGGAGCTGGACAAGAGCCGCATCACCGTTCCGGCTGATCAGTTCCACCATCTCGGTCTCGGCTGGACAAACGAGGCTCAAATGCCCCTGTATCAAAATTATGCCGCGGCGCTGACCGCCTATAACGAGATCGATCCCGCTGATGCCGCTTTGAAGGAGGCTGCTTATGCACACGTGAAGTCAGCCTTTGTGGCTTTAGCGGCTCCACTGAAGCATACACAGGATAGACTCTGGGATCTGCCGGCGCCGACAGCTTCACGCGATGGTCATGGCGGACAAGAGCTCGTTGCCCGCGAGGACTGA